The Microcoleus sp. FACHB-831 genome has a window encoding:
- a CDS encoding ATP-binding protein — TAYTAAREYLIASLDSLPGEIWLQHYELAFTLHKELADVEYLKGNFARSEVLIEITLSQAKSALEKAEIYNMLIVQYTLTAKYSEAIQAGLKALSLLGIDLPQDDLPTAVMVELAEAKANLENKKLASLINGEKMKDDDKKLALKLLGNMGPLTFVSSQELWKLTVAKAINLSLKYGFVAEGSYGYSCYGIILSAILGDYKSAFEFGKLAIQLSENSNNLSQNCQDNVIFANYLSCWIKHIKITNAINSEAYKVGLQSGNLQWTGYNRMFQTMTLFYQGINLEDILSEISNFMLVCQKTKNQWATDIISANKLAVLSLIGQDDEISEAQQVETFYQHKSMAAICEYHVLKAQLLYMYEKPNEALEWAILSLDIINYIMGHISSSHHNFYYSLILTAVYPTASESQQKQYLETLAANQQQMKIWADNCTENFLHKYLLVEAEIARINGKDLEAIELYDRAIESASSNGFVQNEALGNELAAKFWLGKGKEKYAKAHMTEAYYAYQRWGAKRKVEDLEEKYPHLITRTSTSLRIKDTGVTTTHRSSTGSSSNALDLATVMKASGAIAGEIVLDKLLASLMKISIENAGAQKGLLILAREGKLLIEASSSVDSKEVVVQQSTPLHGCENLPLTVINYVKRTHSDVVLSDAGSEARFANDPYIALNKSKSVLCSPILNQGQLVAILYLENNLTVGAFTPDRLEVLKLLSAQAAISLENALLYASMEQKVQERTQELSQTLNELQRTQTRLIQNEKMSSLGQLVAGVAHEINNPVNFIYGNLVHVNEYTQDLLNLVQLYAQHYPNPVSEIQEETEEIEIDFLVEDLPKILSSMKVGADRIRQIVLSLRNFSRLDEAEMKAVDIHEGIDSTLLILQSRLKAKTDSPAIKVIKEYGQLPPVECYAGQLNQVLMNLLANAIDTLEEVGSDGRVMGNYQAIAQASCPNFSERGEESSNGQSRSVANGSEATSIINYKLPTIRIRTCVTDGGRVLIGIADNGCGMTEEVKKRVFDPFFTTKPIGKGTGLGLAISYQIVVEKHGGQLQCVSTVGEGTEFVVEIPIRQQH; from the coding sequence ACTGCTTATACCGCCGCTAGGGAATACTTAATTGCTAGCCTCGATAGTTTACCTGGTGAGATTTGGCTACAACACTATGAGCTAGCCTTTACTCTGCATAAAGAACTAGCAGACGTTGAATATTTAAAAGGCAACTTTGCTCGATCAGAAGTATTAATTGAAATTACTTTATCTCAAGCAAAATCCGCCCTTGAGAAAGCTGAAATTTACAATATGCTGATTGTACAATATACCCTGACTGCAAAATATTCAGAGGCTATTCAAGCAGGGCTAAAAGCTCTTAGCTTGCTAGGGATAGACTTGCCGCAAGACGACTTGCCCACAGCAGTTATGGTAGAACTTGCTGAAGCAAAAGCAAATTTAGAAAACAAAAAACTTGCTTCTTTGATTAACGGAGAAAAGATGAAAGATGATGATAAAAAACTTGCCTTAAAGTTGTTAGGTAATATGGGGCCGTTGACCTTTGTTTCCTCTCAAGAACTATGGAAGTTAACGGTAGCTAAAGCAATTAATCTTTCTCTTAAATATGGGTTTGTAGCAGAAGGGTCGTATGGCTACTCTTGTTATGGAATTATATTGAGCGCAATTTTGGGTGATTATAAATCGGCTTTTGAGTTTGGTAAGCTAGCTATACAACTAAGCGAAAATTCTAATAATTTATCACAGAATTGTCAAGATAATGTTATATTTGCCAATTACTTGAGTTGTTGGATAAAACATATAAAAATTACTAATGCTATTAATAGCGAAGCTTATAAAGTAGGGTTGCAATCCGGAAATTTACAATGGACAGGGTACAACCGTATGTTTCAAACAATGACTTTATTCTATCAGGGAATAAATCTGGAAGATATTTTATCAGAAATATCAAATTTCATGCTAGTTTGCCAAAAAACTAAAAATCAATGGGCAACTGATATTATATCGGCGAATAAGCTAGCTGTATTGAGTCTAATAGGGCAAGACGATGAAATTAGCGAAGCCCAACAGGTGGAGACTTTTTATCAGCATAAAAGCATGGCAGCTATCTGCGAATATCATGTTTTAAAAGCCCAACTTTTGTATATGTATGAAAAACCTAATGAAGCGTTGGAATGGGCTATTTTATCCTTAGACATAATTAATTACATTATGGGTCACATTTCTAGCTCTCATCATAATTTTTACTATTCACTCATTTTAACTGCGGTATATCCAACAGCTTCAGAATCACAACAAAAACAATATTTGGAGACATTGGCAGCTAATCAACAACAGATGAAGATTTGGGCGGATAATTGCACTGAAAACTTTCTCCATAAATACCTCTTAGTAGAAGCTGAAATTGCCCGCATTAATGGCAAGGATTTAGAAGCAATAGAATTGTACGATCGCGCTATTGAATCAGCCTCATCTAACGGCTTTGTTCAGAATGAAGCTTTAGGAAATGAACTAGCTGCTAAGTTCTGGCTAGGTAAAGGAAAAGAGAAGTATGCCAAAGCTCACATGACAGAAGCTTATTATGCATACCAACGGTGGGGCGCTAAACGCAAAGTAGAAGATTTAGAAGAAAAATATCCGCACCTTATTACCCGAACATCTACATCGCTTCGCATTAAAGACACCGGAGTTACTACTACCCATCGTTCTTCTACTGGCAGTAGTTCTAATGCGTTAGATTTAGCAACGGTAATGAAAGCTAGCGGGGCGATCGCTGGTGAAATTGTCCTGGATAAGTTACTGGCTTCTTTGATGAAAATATCAATAGAAAATGCCGGGGCACAAAAAGGTTTACTTATCTTGGCTAGAGAGGGAAAACTGCTCATAGAAGCTTCTTCATCGGTTGATTCAAAAGAGGTAGTCGTCCAGCAATCTACTCCGCTTCATGGTTGCGAAAATTTGCCCCTGACAGTAATTAATTATGTAAAGAGAACTCACTCGGATGTAGTTCTCAGTGATGCTGGTAGCGAGGCCAGATTTGCCAATGACCCATACATTGCTTTAAATAAGTCGAAGTCTGTCTTATGCAGCCCCATACTTAATCAAGGTCAATTAGTTGCTATCCTTTACTTGGAAAATAATTTAACTGTTGGCGCGTTTACTCCCGATAGGCTAGAAGTCTTAAAACTACTTTCTGCTCAGGCAGCTATTTCTCTGGAAAATGCTCTGCTCTATGCTTCTATGGAACAGAAAGTGCAAGAGAGGACGCAAGAATTATCCCAAACCCTAAACGAACTGCAACGCACTCAGACGCGATTGATCCAGAATGAAAAAATGTCTAGCTTGGGTCAATTAGTGGCTGGTGTTGCCCACGAAATTAATAACCCAGTTAACTTTATTTACGGCAATCTTGTCCACGTTAATGAATATACTCAAGACCTGCTAAATCTGGTGCAACTGTATGCCCAGCACTATCCCAATCCGGTTTCTGAGATTCAAGAGGAGACTGAGGAAATTGAAATAGATTTCCTGGTTGAAGATTTGCCTAAAATACTGTCATCAATGAAGGTGGGGGCTGACAGAATACGCCAAATTGTTCTTAGCTTGAGAAACTTCTCGCGTCTTGATGAAGCAGAAATGAAAGCCGTCGATATTCACGAGGGTATAGATAGCACGTTGCTGATTCTGCAAAGTCGTTTGAAAGCTAAAACAGACAGTCCCGCTATTAAGGTAATCAAAGAGTATGGCCAATTGCCGCCAGTCGAGTGTTATGCTGGTCAGCTCAACCAAGTATTGATGAATCTCTTGGCTAATGCAATCGATACTCTCGAAGAAGTAGGTAGCGATGGAAGGGTAATGGGGAATTACCAGGCAATAGCGCAAGCATCTTGCCCGAATTTCTCAGAACGAGGTGAAGAAAGTTCTAATGGCCAATCGCGGAGTGTTGCGAACGGTAGCGAGGCAACCTCAATTATTAATTACAAATTACCTACGATTCGGATTCGCACTTGTGTTACAGACGGAGGGCGGGTTTTAATAGGCATTGCCGATAATGGCTGCGGCATGACGGAAGAGGTGAAGAAACGGGTATTCGACCCTTTCTTTACAACAAAACCTATTGGTAAAGGGACGGGATTGGGCTTGGCAATTAGCTACCAGATTGTTGTGGAAAAACATGGCGGTCAGTTGCAGTGTGTCTCAACAGTTGGGGAAGGGACGGAGTTTGTTGTTGAGATTCCAATACGTCAGCAACATTAA
- a CDS encoding YafY family protein translates to MSRKGQSITLSISDQDKAQLEAIARELGMMRGDRPNISGLVEAIARQQFLVAPNNDWSETRIQALAQAVHSLTDAGQIEEATKIASLLLERSELSIPLRKQIEDFLKTPPAAWRLEIEPYIRRQQPFQLVYRDAADRPWSFTIRHAQITFHEKREYLDCWCDETEGNQDLPELHHNWCLRLDRIPPGAAIVPVEGQWRSGLSQLEIEMHLFGGLAFAYKAKPADIKNDWLRDQPKVRQVVRQISNTFWFFREVLRYGKDCVVVSPESVRDRMRQEVRSLCSQYALEVRD, encoded by the coding sequence GTGAGCCGAAAAGGTCAGTCGATTACTTTGTCCATCTCCGACCAAGACAAAGCCCAACTAGAAGCGATCGCTCGTGAATTGGGCATGATGCGGGGCGATCGCCCCAATATCTCTGGATTAGTGGAAGCGATCGCTCGTCAGCAATTCTTAGTTGCGCCAAACAACGACTGGTCAGAAACTCGTATTCAAGCACTTGCACAGGCTGTCCACAGCTTGACTGATGCTGGACAAATTGAGGAAGCTACAAAAATTGCGAGTTTGCTACTCGAACGCAGTGAACTATCTATTCCTCTAAGAAAACAAATAGAAGACTTCCTAAAGACCCCGCCCGCAGCTTGGCGATTAGAAATCGAACCCTACATCCGCCGCCAGCAGCCTTTTCAACTTGTCTACCGCGATGCCGCCGACCGCCCCTGGAGTTTCACAATTCGCCACGCCCAGATTACCTTCCACGAAAAACGGGAATATCTAGACTGTTGGTGCGATGAAACAGAAGGAAATCAAGACTTACCAGAACTGCATCACAACTGGTGCCTCCGCTTGGATCGCATTCCGCCAGGGGCTGCGATCGTACCTGTGGAAGGACAGTGGCGTTCTGGTCTAAGTCAGCTCGAAATTGAGATGCATCTTTTTGGTGGCTTAGCCTTCGCCTATAAAGCCAAACCTGCGGATATCAAGAATGACTGGTTGAGAGACCAACCAAAAGTTCGACAGGTAGTTCGGCAGATTTCCAATACCTTCTGGTTTTTCCGAGAAGTGTTGAGGTATGGGAAAGATTGTGTTGTCGTGTCCCCAGAAAGCGTGCGCGATCGCATGAGACAAGAAGTGCGATCGCTCTGTTCTCAGTACGCTCTGGAAGTCCGGGATTAG